A genomic segment from Polyangium mundeleinium encodes:
- a CDS encoding serine/threonine-protein kinase: protein MRVGQVLAQRFRIDAQVGGGGMGQVYRAFDLSTGEVVAAKILNDTSAETVARFEREGRALARLSHPGIVRYVAYDVMPDGQPFLVMEWLEGEDLAHRLARTHLTVPETITLATRVADALGVAHAQSIVHRDLKPGNVFLVGGRIESPKILDFGIAFFGGSARITATGTMMGTPSYIAPEQARSGGIVEASADVFSLGCLLFECLSGRPPFQGDHFVAVLAKVIFEEAPRLFELGVVVPPWLDELVARMLSKEPTRRPRDGAVLARALEAETLLDDDPNDVPPRSLGKRERRFLGVVLLGPPASAPPITSTSKTLAVSTPDTMRSVVTRFGAHLELLADGTAVVILDHTSVPTDIAAQVARCALALREFFPGVPIAVTTGWCELGRGLPVGEAIERALWLLHMEGSIPGPRVAIDETTAGLLDRRFDIVDLAPGGFELRGERVSAEAFRPLLGKLTPCVGREHELTLLEQSFASAEDEPAALAVVITGSAGIGKSRLVHEFIERRKRAAAPVEILWGRGDLQRAGSTFGLLADVLWRAAEVKGGEPIEVRRERLAAFVARHVPARDLRRVTEFLGELSGIPFPDEDSLPLRAARQDPELCGEQIRRAFRDFLRALCAERPALLVVEDVHWGDRASVSALEAALRELADEPILLVATARPEVEQVFPQLWVACGRQEIRLKHLSVKASARLARKVLGDAAEAPLVERLVALSEGHPFFLEELVRAASEGSLGESLPGTIIAMVQTRLERLEPRARRALRAASILGEVFWRGAVVHMVGEGDPGNDPLAALVSGEICQRHRESRFSGDEEYAFRHALLREGAYALLTDDDRALGHRLAGEWLERAGESDPLVLAGHFERGGLLDRAGTMFIRGAERASARRNYQDAERYFARADELLSGLSVVARRARGLARFKRGRYEDAVTELAAAGAQAEAAGDVLLQVELLLDEGIVFDWMGDVKRAEDRVLAAQARYVEGTSPLVDARLLLGLGRSSHRADRNEEAASALSAAAEKAGRLGEEGYETRTIALLLLGFILPGLGRLDEAASVLDEVIRGCEVRADLLHLGGALANRGLVRACRGDRVGLIADYEHTIAIGREIGQPTLELIGYYNLGEYLYLMDDIPAAEPYIRSAAASFSRPNIGAHPAIVQLLEARVHLYRGDEACAAAIVVAIRKEQAEARVQGAEILVPSEEVLCSMIELATTDAPAERWDELEERSARSSVGQERIEVLEARALSALRRGRRDDAARQLEVALDVASRVANVMTPRLRRALAVAKS, encoded by the coding sequence CCCAGGTCGGAGGCGGTGGCATGGGGCAGGTCTACCGTGCCTTCGATCTCTCCACGGGCGAGGTCGTGGCCGCCAAGATCCTGAACGACACGTCCGCCGAGACCGTGGCGCGCTTCGAGCGGGAAGGCCGGGCCCTCGCGCGGCTCTCGCACCCCGGCATCGTCCGCTACGTGGCGTACGACGTGATGCCGGACGGGCAGCCCTTCCTGGTGATGGAGTGGCTCGAAGGCGAGGATCTCGCGCACCGGCTCGCGCGGACGCACCTCACGGTCCCCGAGACGATCACGCTCGCGACGCGCGTGGCCGACGCGCTCGGCGTCGCGCACGCGCAGAGCATCGTCCACCGCGATCTCAAGCCCGGCAATGTCTTCCTCGTTGGTGGACGAATCGAGTCGCCGAAGATCCTCGATTTCGGGATCGCGTTTTTCGGAGGCAGCGCCCGCATCACCGCGACCGGCACGATGATGGGCACGCCGAGCTACATCGCGCCCGAGCAGGCGCGCAGCGGCGGCATCGTCGAGGCCTCGGCCGACGTGTTTTCCCTCGGATGCCTGCTCTTCGAGTGCCTCTCGGGCAGGCCGCCTTTCCAGGGAGATCACTTCGTCGCGGTGCTCGCGAAGGTCATCTTCGAAGAGGCGCCGCGGCTCTTCGAGCTCGGCGTCGTCGTGCCCCCGTGGCTCGACGAGCTCGTCGCGCGCATGCTCTCGAAGGAGCCCACGCGGCGGCCGCGCGACGGCGCCGTGCTCGCCCGCGCCCTCGAAGCCGAGACGCTCCTCGACGACGACCCCAACGACGTGCCGCCGCGCTCGCTCGGCAAGCGCGAGCGTCGCTTCCTCGGGGTCGTGCTGCTCGGCCCGCCCGCGTCCGCGCCGCCCATCACGTCGACCTCGAAGACGCTCGCGGTCTCCACGCCCGACACGATGCGCTCGGTCGTCACGCGGTTCGGCGCGCACCTCGAGCTGCTCGCGGACGGCACGGCCGTCGTGATCCTGGATCACACGAGCGTGCCCACGGACATCGCCGCGCAGGTCGCTCGCTGCGCGCTCGCGCTCCGCGAGTTTTTTCCGGGGGTACCCATCGCCGTGACCACCGGCTGGTGCGAGCTCGGGCGTGGCTTGCCCGTCGGCGAGGCGATCGAGCGAGCGCTCTGGCTCTTGCACATGGAGGGCTCGATCCCCGGGCCGCGCGTCGCGATCGACGAGACCACGGCGGGCCTGCTCGACCGGCGCTTCGACATCGTCGACCTCGCGCCCGGCGGCTTCGAGCTGCGCGGCGAGCGTGTCTCGGCCGAGGCCTTCCGCCCGCTCCTTGGCAAGCTCACGCCGTGCGTCGGTCGTGAGCACGAGCTCACCTTGCTCGAACAGAGCTTCGCGAGCGCCGAGGACGAACCCGCGGCGCTCGCCGTGGTGATCACGGGATCGGCGGGCATCGGCAAATCACGCCTCGTCCACGAGTTCATCGAGCGTCGCAAGCGCGCGGCCGCGCCCGTCGAGATTTTGTGGGGTCGAGGCGATCTGCAGCGGGCGGGCTCCACGTTTGGCTTGCTCGCGGACGTGCTCTGGCGCGCGGCCGAGGTGAAGGGCGGCGAGCCGATCGAGGTGCGGCGCGAGCGCCTCGCGGCGTTTGTCGCGCGCCACGTCCCCGCTCGGGACCTGCGCCGCGTGACCGAGTTTCTCGGCGAGCTCTCGGGCATCCCTTTCCCCGACGAGGACAGCCTCCCGCTCCGCGCCGCGCGCCAGGACCCCGAGCTCTGCGGCGAGCAGATACGACGCGCATTTCGTGATTTCCTGCGCGCGCTTTGCGCCGAGCGCCCCGCGCTCCTCGTCGTCGAGGACGTGCACTGGGGGGATCGCGCCTCCGTCTCTGCGCTCGAAGCGGCGCTGCGCGAGCTCGCGGACGAGCCCATCTTGCTCGTCGCGACGGCGCGCCCCGAGGTCGAGCAGGTCTTCCCGCAGCTATGGGTCGCGTGTGGCCGCCAGGAGATCCGCCTCAAGCACCTCTCCGTGAAGGCGAGCGCCCGGCTCGCGCGCAAGGTGCTCGGCGACGCGGCCGAGGCTCCGCTCGTCGAGCGGCTCGTGGCGCTCTCCGAGGGGCACCCGTTTTTCCTGGAAGAGCTCGTCCGGGCCGCGTCCGAGGGCTCGCTCGGCGAATCCTTGCCGGGCACGATCATCGCGATGGTGCAGACGCGCCTCGAACGGCTCGAGCCCCGCGCGCGCCGGGCCCTGCGCGCCGCGAGCATCCTCGGCGAGGTCTTCTGGCGCGGCGCCGTCGTGCACATGGTCGGCGAGGGCGATCCCGGAAACGATCCGCTCGCCGCGCTCGTCTCCGGCGAGATTTGCCAGCGGCACCGCGAGAGCCGTTTTTCCGGGGACGAAGAGTACGCGTTCCGCCACGCGCTCCTGCGCGAGGGCGCGTATGCGCTGCTCACGGACGACGATCGGGCGCTTGGCCACAGGCTCGCCGGCGAATGGCTCGAACGTGCGGGCGAGTCGGATCCGCTCGTCCTCGCGGGTCACTTCGAGCGCGGCGGCCTGCTCGATCGGGCGGGCACGATGTTCATTCGCGGCGCCGAGCGGGCGAGCGCGCGGCGCAATTACCAGGACGCCGAGCGGTACTTCGCCCGCGCCGACGAGCTGCTCTCGGGGTTGTCCGTGGTGGCGCGGCGGGCGCGCGGGCTCGCGCGGTTCAAGCGGGGTCGGTACGAGGACGCGGTCACCGAGCTCGCGGCGGCCGGGGCCCAGGCCGAGGCTGCGGGGGATGTCCTCTTGCAGGTCGAGCTCTTGCTCGACGAGGGCATCGTCTTCGACTGGATGGGCGACGTGAAGCGCGCCGAGGATCGGGTCCTCGCTGCGCAGGCGCGGTATGTCGAGGGCACGTCGCCTCTCGTCGACGCGCGCCTCTTGCTCGGGCTCGGGCGGTCCTCGCACCGCGCCGATCGCAATGAAGAGGCGGCCTCGGCGCTCTCGGCCGCCGCGGAGAAGGCGGGGCGGCTCGGGGAGGAGGGCTACGAGACGCGGACGATCGCGCTCCTTTTGCTCGGGTTCATCCTGCCGGGGCTTGGGCGGCTCGACGAGGCGGCCTCGGTGCTCGACGAGGTCATTCGGGGCTGCGAGGTCCGCGCCGACCTCCTCCACCTCGGCGGCGCGCTTGCCAACCGAGGCCTCGTCCGGGCCTGCCGCGGCGATCGGGTGGGGCTCATCGCCGATTACGAGCACACCATTGCCATCGGCCGGGAGATCGGCCAGCCCACGCTGGAGCTCATCGGGTATTACAACCTCGGTGAATATCTTTACCTGATGGACGACATCCCCGCCGCCGAGCCGTACATTCGCTCCGCAGCGGCCTCGTTCTCGCGGCCGAACATCGGGGCGCACCCTGCCATCGTCCAACTGCTCGAGGCCCGCGTGCACCTTTATCGCGGCGACGAGGCCTGCGCTGCGGCGATCGTCGTGGCCATTCGCAAGGAGCAGGCAGAGGCGCGGGTGCAGGGGGCCGAGATTCTGGTGCCCTCCGAGGAGGTCCTCTGCTCGATGATCGAGCTTGCCACGACCGACGCGCCGGCCGAGCGCTGGGACGAGCTCGAAGAGCGTTCGGCGCGGTCCTCGGTGGGTCAGGAGCGGATCGAGGTCCTCGAAGCGCGGGCGCTTTCGGCGTTGCGCCGGGGCCGCCGCGACGACGCTGCGCGGCAACTCGAGGTCGCGCTCGACGTTGCGTCACGGGTCGCGAACGTCATGACGCCGCGGCTCCGGCGTGCGCTCGCCGTTGCAAAGTCCTGA
- a CDS encoding serine/threonine-protein kinase, whose amino-acid sequence MLGGRFRVEARVNAGGMGEIFRAIDLVTGHVVAAKILVAVSPESLERFRREAQILERLSHPGIVRYVAYDTSSASGPLLVMEWLEGEDLGRRLDRGPLTLRETVTLGQRLAEALAVAHDAGIVHRDLKPQNVFLVNGSVGEPRILDFGIAHCGEASRITQTGTVIGTPSYMAPEQVRSGSIVKASADVFSLGCLMFECITGGPPFRADHTIAVLAKIIFEDAPRLSERAPAVPSWLDVLMARMLAKEPLGRPQDGAAVAFALAAEKDLEPPISEAPRSSAPRSTLGEGERRFLGVVLCGRREGASHTFVPTTTLACASPMDDLGPIAERFGGHLEVFADGTAAVVIDRTRVPTDVAAHVARCALALSERALGAAMAVASGFGERSRGVPVGEAIDRAARLLHARSGEARIALDETTAGLLDARFDVEALEGGGFALLGERASFEVSRPLLGKATPCVGREHELGLFDLTFGACKNEPAARVVVVSGPAGIGKSRLLHEFVERQRAAVEPAEIWFGRGDPLRVASSFGLLAEVLRGASGIRGGEPLARRRELLFARVARRVLERDRRRVAHFLGELAGVPFPDDEDLPLRAARQDPELCGEQMQRALRDFLRAECADKPLVLLLEDVHWGDRASLLALDAALEGLAFEPIFLVASARPEIDEHVPGLWSSRGRQDVRLRHLSPRACVRLVRHALGERAQGLEERLVASSEGHPFFLEELIRAEAEGRGGTPPGTVVAMVQSRLERLEPSARRTLRAASILGPVFWRGAVTRLAGDDDEAVARDLAALVTHEIVLRQRESGIPGEAQYAFRQALWREGAYAMLTDEDRALGHHLAAEWLEEKGEADALVLAEHFERGGAAARAASFYLASAEQSAARKDYLDAERCYGKAEALWGELPTPAQRGRGLSRMRLGRYHDALDALARARAGAARRGEPSLVVDLLLDEAMVLDWMGEYREAERRVLAAREADVGPCERSALLEARLLLGVGRSALRAERGEEAAAELSRAAELASRLGDEAYETYVIARLLLGYNLPLLGRVDEAAAMLDEVIRRCEERGDLLHLGAAWNSRAMVRAFRGDREGMIQDFERTRDLGRELGQPTLELAGHYNLAEHLYWMDDVEAAEPMARAASSVAARLVGCVRPALLALLDARIALVRGDARTARAIASALRADAAEMSPSEDVLCAMIELATGDAEGGFSDLDSAWEALEARSARASVGQEHIEVLEARALHAARHGHRERAMRQLDKAIAAASRIPNVMSERLRRRRAEFGCLGAA is encoded by the coding sequence GTGCTTGGTGGGCGCTTCCGCGTCGAGGCGCGCGTCAATGCAGGGGGGATGGGCGAAATCTTTCGCGCCATCGACCTCGTGACCGGTCACGTCGTCGCCGCGAAGATCCTCGTCGCCGTCTCCCCCGAGAGCCTCGAGCGCTTCCGTCGCGAGGCGCAGATCCTGGAGCGCCTCTCCCACCCGGGCATCGTCCGCTACGTCGCGTATGACACGTCCTCGGCGTCGGGCCCGCTGCTCGTGATGGAATGGCTCGAAGGCGAGGACCTCGGGCGCAGGCTCGACCGCGGGCCGCTCACCCTCCGCGAGACCGTCACGCTTGGCCAGCGCCTCGCCGAGGCCCTCGCCGTCGCGCACGACGCCGGCATCGTGCACCGCGACCTCAAGCCGCAGAACGTCTTCCTCGTGAACGGGTCCGTCGGCGAGCCGCGGATCCTCGACTTCGGCATCGCGCATTGCGGCGAGGCCTCGCGCATCACGCAGACCGGCACCGTCATCGGCACGCCGAGCTACATGGCGCCCGAGCAGGTCCGCAGCGGCAGCATCGTCAAGGCGAGCGCCGACGTCTTCTCGCTCGGCTGCCTGATGTTCGAGTGCATCACCGGCGGGCCGCCTTTCCGCGCCGATCACACGATCGCCGTCCTCGCGAAGATCATCTTCGAGGACGCGCCGCGCCTCAGCGAGCGCGCGCCCGCCGTGCCCTCGTGGCTCGACGTCCTCATGGCTCGTATGCTCGCCAAGGAGCCGCTCGGGAGGCCCCAAGACGGCGCGGCCGTCGCGTTCGCGCTCGCCGCCGAGAAGGACCTCGAGCCCCCGATCTCGGAGGCCCCGCGCTCCTCTGCGCCCCGATCGACGCTCGGCGAGGGCGAACGAAGGTTCCTCGGCGTCGTGCTCTGCGGCCGCAGGGAGGGCGCGTCCCACACGTTTGTCCCAACGACCACGCTCGCCTGCGCCTCGCCGATGGACGATCTCGGCCCGATCGCCGAGCGCTTCGGCGGTCACCTCGAGGTCTTCGCGGACGGCACCGCGGCCGTGGTGATCGACAGGACGCGCGTGCCCACGGACGTCGCGGCGCACGTCGCCCGCTGCGCGCTCGCGCTCTCGGAGCGCGCGCTCGGCGCGGCCATGGCCGTCGCTTCGGGCTTCGGCGAGCGCTCGCGCGGCGTGCCCGTCGGCGAGGCCATCGACCGCGCGGCGCGGCTCCTCCACGCGCGGAGCGGAGAGGCGCGGATCGCCCTCGACGAGACCACGGCGGGCCTGCTCGACGCGCGTTTCGACGTCGAGGCCCTCGAAGGCGGCGGCTTCGCGCTCCTCGGCGAGCGCGCGAGCTTCGAGGTCTCCCGGCCGCTGCTCGGCAAGGCCACGCCTTGTGTCGGCCGCGAGCACGAGCTTGGCCTCTTCGACCTCACCTTCGGCGCCTGCAAGAACGAGCCGGCTGCGCGTGTCGTCGTCGTCTCCGGCCCCGCCGGCATCGGCAAATCGCGCCTGCTCCACGAGTTCGTCGAGCGCCAGCGGGCCGCGGTCGAGCCCGCCGAGATCTGGTTCGGCCGCGGCGATCCTTTGCGCGTCGCTTCGAGCTTTGGCCTGCTCGCCGAGGTCCTGCGCGGCGCCTCGGGCATCCGCGGCGGCGAGCCCCTCGCGCGCCGCCGCGAGCTGCTCTTCGCGCGTGTCGCGCGCCGCGTCCTCGAGCGGGATCGCCGCCGCGTCGCGCACTTCCTCGGTGAGCTCGCGGGCGTGCCCTTCCCTGACGACGAGGACTTGCCGCTCCGCGCCGCGCGCCAGGACCCCGAGCTTTGCGGCGAGCAGATGCAGCGCGCCCTCCGCGACTTCCTGCGCGCCGAGTGCGCAGACAAACCGCTCGTGCTCCTGCTCGAAGACGTGCACTGGGGCGATCGCGCCTCGCTGCTCGCGCTCGACGCTGCGCTCGAGGGCCTCGCGTTCGAGCCGATCTTCCTCGTCGCCTCGGCGCGCCCCGAGATCGACGAGCACGTCCCCGGCCTCTGGTCGAGCCGTGGCCGGCAGGACGTCCGCCTTCGGCACCTCTCGCCCCGCGCGTGTGTTCGCCTCGTCCGGCACGCGCTCGGCGAACGGGCCCAGGGGCTCGAAGAGCGCCTCGTCGCGTCGTCCGAGGGGCACCCGTTTTTCCTGGAAGAGCTCATCCGCGCCGAGGCCGAGGGCCGCGGGGGCACCCCGCCCGGGACGGTCGTGGCCATGGTGCAATCGCGCCTCGAACGGCTCGAGCCGAGCGCCCGCCGCACCTTGCGCGCCGCGAGCATCCTCGGGCCGGTCTTCTGGCGCGGCGCGGTCACGCGCCTCGCGGGTGATGACGACGAAGCCGTCGCGCGGGATCTCGCGGCCCTCGTCACGCACGAGATCGTCCTGCGCCAGCGCGAGAGCGGCATTCCAGGCGAAGCTCAATATGCGTTCCGCCAGGCGCTCTGGCGCGAGGGCGCGTATGCGATGCTGACGGACGAGGATCGCGCGCTCGGACATCACCTCGCGGCCGAATGGTTGGAGGAGAAGGGCGAGGCCGATGCCTTGGTCCTCGCGGAACATTTCGAGCGTGGCGGCGCGGCGGCGCGGGCGGCCTCGTTTTACCTGGCCTCGGCCGAGCAATCGGCGGCCCGCAAGGATTACCTCGACGCCGAGCGATGTTATGGCAAGGCCGAGGCGCTCTGGGGCGAGCTGCCGACGCCCGCGCAGCGCGGCCGTGGCCTCTCGCGTATGCGCCTCGGCCGGTATCACGACGCGCTCGATGCGCTCGCGCGGGCGCGGGCCGGCGCGGCGCGGCGCGGCGAGCCGTCGCTCGTCGTGGATCTCCTCCTCGACGAGGCCATGGTGCTCGACTGGATGGGCGAATATCGCGAGGCCGAGCGCCGCGTGCTCGCCGCGCGAGAGGCCGACGTCGGCCCGTGCGAGCGCTCGGCGCTCCTCGAAGCGCGCCTCTTGCTCGGCGTCGGGCGATCGGCGTTGCGGGCCGAACGCGGGGAGGAGGCCGCGGCCGAGCTTTCGCGCGCGGCCGAGCTCGCGAGCCGCCTCGGCGACGAGGCCTACGAGACCTATGTCATTGCGCGGCTCCTGCTCGGCTACAACTTGCCCTTGCTCGGCCGGGTCGACGAGGCCGCCGCCATGCTCGACGAGGTCATTCGTCGTTGCGAGGAGCGCGGCGATCTCCTGCACCTCGGCGCCGCGTGGAACTCCCGCGCGATGGTGCGGGCCTTCCGCGGCGATCGCGAGGGCATGATCCAGGATTTCGAGCGCACGCGCGACCTCGGCCGCGAGCTCGGCCAGCCCACGCTGGAGCTCGCGGGCCATTACAACCTCGCCGAGCATCTGTACTGGATGGACGACGTCGAGGCCGCCGAGCCCATGGCCCGCGCGGCCAGCTCCGTGGCGGCGCGGCTCGTGGGCTGCGTACGCCCGGCCCTGCTCGCCTTGCTCGACGCGCGGATCGCCCTCGTCCGCGGCGATGCGCGCACGGCGCGCGCCATTGCTTCCGCATTGCGCGCGGACGCGGCCGAGATGTCGCCCTCGGAGGACGTGCTTTGCGCGATGATCGAGCTCGCGACGGGGGACGCCGAGGGCGGCTTCTCCGACCTCGATTCTGCGTGGGAGGCGCTCGAAGCCCGCTCGGCCCGCGCGAGCGTGGGGCAGGAGCACATCGAGGTCCTGGAGGCGCGGGCCCTCCATGCCGCGCGCCATGGCCACCGCGAGCGCGCCATGCGCCAGCTCGACAAGGCGATCGCCGCGGCGTCGCGGATTCCGAATGTGATGAGCGAGCGGCTCCGGCGCAGGCGCGCCGAGTTCGGGTGCCTCGGCGCGGCTTGA